The proteins below come from a single Jaculus jaculus isolate mJacJac1 chromosome X, mJacJac1.mat.Y.cur, whole genome shotgun sequence genomic window:
- the Ripply1 gene encoding protein ripply1, with protein MDLAAPADAPSAPRDLVLAQASILAQVPGPLPDHLHPSSFLSSGQEVPGNERGAHLWRPWLSSTNDHSRQVVGGATSSEVTKASSEFHHPVRLFWPKSRSFDYLYSAGEILLKNFPVQATINLYEDSDSEEDEDDKEEDEEEEASAKAPEGCVRGPEFTPHKATAHAPSPPRICPN; from the exons ATGGACCTTGCTGCCCCTGCTGATGCTCCTTCTGCTCCCCGTGACCTGGTTCTGGCTCAAGCTTCTATTCTAGCACAAGTCCCTGGGCCACTCCCTGACCATTTACACCCATCGTCGTTCCTCTCTTCTGGACAAGAAGTACCGGGGAATGAAAG AGGAGCTCAtctttggaggccctggctgtccTCCACAAATGACCATTCAAGGCAG GTTGTTGGTGGAGCAACATCTTCTGAGGTCACCAAGGCCAGCTCTGAGTTCCATCACCCCGTCAG GCTCTTCTGGCCTAAATCTCGCTCCTTCGACTACTTGTACAGTGCTGGGGAGATTTTACTAAAAAATTTCCCTGTCCAGGCCACCATCAACTTGTATGAGGACTCTGATAGTGAAGAAGATGAGGATGAcaaggaggaggatgaagaggaggaagccAGTGCCAAAGCACCAGAAGGATGTGTGAGGGGACCAGAGTTTACACCACACAAGGCCACAGCCCATGCCCCTTCCCCACCCCGGATCTGTCCAAACTAA